The genomic stretch TTGACCAACAAGTTAGATGGTTTTATGTCCCTGTGAATCACGTGCCTTTCATGATGAAGATACAATAAACCCTCCAAGACCTGAATTGACATAATACTATTCAGTCTTATGTGGGAGTTCCAACTTTCAAAAGAAGTAACAACACAAATCTGAGGCTATTCCAAAATTAGGAGAAgcgaaagcagaaaacaaaggCCAACCTTATACATACCTGCTTACAAAGTACCGCAAGGTATGGCTCCAGAACAGTCTTCACTTGCTTAACAATGTCTGCAAGTGATCCACGGTCCATGTACTCAAGAACAAGATATATTACACCATTGTGGTAAAAAGATTGATGGCACATAACTATATGAGGGCACTGTGTTGCTTGGTTTATTTTGAGCTCCTGTACTATTTGTTTACGAACTGACTCCTGAATGTTCATTTGTATACCCTGCAAAGGAAATTGTAACACTGGTCAATCCATCAAGTCACAGACCATATGGATAAAATGACGCAGCAATCTGCTCAGCAGAGAATTCCAGAAATTTTCACTTAGTCAAATGCATTTGCTGATGTACTATCATTCATTAGCATCAATGGTTAGCTTATTCACAGATTTTGCATCTATAATAGATGTTATGGCTATCTTATTCAATGAGCATTTCCAACCTCAGTTTATGTTTTTACTAGAGTGCATGTTGCCATGTTGTAAATTTAATTGAAATCTGTCATATCATTACAAAGACGACTAAACAAAGCAATCACATGATAAGATGCAGAAAATTCTGATTGTCAGAAAAATGCTATCATGAAAGATTAATTTTTAAGAAAGGTATCATGGCATCATGCAGATCTTTATGTGCCATAGAGATTAGAgaacttcataactttttgctaGATTCCAAATGACTGACGTGTTTGTATAGAGCCGGCACCAAACAACCCCTATCCTGATAATTATCCTAGCAAACCAAACTAGTCGGCTATTCTGAGGGAGGGCTGAGCTGAGCTACTGATTACACCATCTAAAGAGACAAGGGCTTGTTTTTCATGCCAAGAAACACAAGAAATAGAAAAATCGAAGAAAATATTTATCTAGGGTGTTCTAAATTATGTGAGGTACATATTCTACATCTAGGCTGTGTGTCAGCTGTGTGGCCCACCAGGAAAAAAATGTAGTTTACCTTTAAGGCATACAATGTCCCCACCCATTTGTGCCTCACTAGCTGGACAATGCCACCACTTCCTTTGCCAATGACTTGAATCATCTCAAGATCATCCATTGATAACTGCACATCTTCCACCTTCAGCTTTGTTGATTCCTGGGGAAACGATGTGATCCAAATTCAGAAACTACTTGATAGCCAACCAGAATATACAAGTGTCAACACTCTTAACACAAAGTGGAAAACAAGGATCCTTATCGTAATTGAAGTTAAAAAATGATAGCCAAATAGCCATTGGGGCCAAAATACCACCCAAACTAGTTAGAGATAATTCCAGCAGTGGAGTCTAATTTTCTTTGAAACTGGGATCTCTGCACTTCTATTCACTGAATGTAGAAAATTTTACACAAACCATAACCCGAAGAGGAGATTGAGAAGCCAACTCTTATGAAAATTGAAATAAGTCCGACCTGACTTTGGGCGCGAGCTACAATCTGACTAAAACAACTGTAAACACAATAGGAAGTCCCCAGGTTCATAAAGGAAAATGAAGAGCGCATCTGACAGTAGCTAAATAACAGGCATATGAAAACCAATAATAAGCAACAATTCATAGAAACCTTTCAATCTAGTAGATACATAACAAGTATGGGGGTTCTCCATGCTGTTACAGTTCAAACAAAAGGCACAAAATTACATTTCTCCATGAGGATAAACttgaaacaaaaaaaagtagACAAAGAACACCACTCAGTCTCTGACATCGCACAGATTCCATTCATTGAATCAaagaaagtttttttttaacaaataaCAACAAAATAGATGGTCTGGAATTGAACCAGTATGTGTGCTTATACTAAGTATCATGTGCAAACCTATAATTCCACCTTGCTAAGTACATTCCGCAACAATACTATAGCATGGATGAAGAGTCTGATCTGGAACTCACATCTTCACCCCCATTTTCCTCGGAGATAAGTCGCAAGCCACTTTGATTGAGCCGCAGCTCACCATCCTTGAACGTACCACTTGCCGTCCTATAAAAACGGAACCAGCCATCAAACTCAAAGATATCAATTCTGTTTGTGCATTATCTTCAGAAGATGAATGAATAGTCGAATTCGTGGTCAAAATCGAGGAATAGACAAAATTAAGCATGATCTACAGGTGGAACCGCAGAATAACATCTGGAGCACTTAAAACGGAAATATACGAAGAGCAACAACGAAGTTCCCGCTTATAAATATAAATACAGCCTTTAGCAACTCAAATCACTCCGATAACACTGGATACTTCAAAAAGAGAGAGGGGCGACGGGGGTAGTTGAGGGTAAGGAAGCGAGGGCACTCACAGGAACTTGTCGACGGGGGTCTCCTGCGCCGGCACGGAGAGCCTGAGGTCCTTGAGCGGCTTTTTCCCCCTCATGGCCTCGCTCTCGTCGTCGCAGTAGGGTTAGAGACGGAAGTGGCTGCTCGGGGAGGAAGAACCGAAGAAGGCGAGTAGAGAGGAGTACTACTCGGCGAGTAGACCGGGAGGGAGGAGAAAAGCCAGTTTTTTCGGGACCTGGACGCCCGTGACACTGCACGGTGGGGTAGTGGCACTGACGCATTTCTAAATTTTTTAGTCTAaagtttttatattttatactaGAGTAACCTGTGACTCGTTTGAGGCCttgcttagagcaactccaacaactTTGTTATTCTTGTTATGGAGGCCTTTTAGAACTTCTATAGTAGAAAAATAGGCttcaacagatgtgctatttggttttataaaatagaaagtttgttatcccttgattttcgctggtcatatatagccaaccactggcACTAGCTATATGATAGCAAAGATGCTGTGaacctcttcttttttaagaagttatctattttataaaatggcTAAATATTAGAATTTGATTACTAAGTTTAGCCAagcttttggagatgctcttagttccgaaaatttttgaaaaatagatattgtagcactttcatttgtatttaaaaatattgtccaattatgaactaactaggctcaaaagattcgtctcgtcaattctgaccaaactgtgcaattagtttttattttcgtctatatttaatactccatgcatgcgtctaaagattcgacgtgacgaaaaatgtgaaaaattttacaaaattttgtaggaactaaataaggcctgggTGAGTAACAGGACACAGACAAACAGCTAAAAATCCAAAACAATCTATAATTTGAGACTAgtagaattttttttaatacTCTTTCAGTCTCTTTCTCAAGTGTTATTATGAGAAATCAAACATACTcaattttaactaaatataattattaatatttatgatgtccAATAAATAATATTAAATCAACCAttcattatatttttataatatatatttttaaaaatacAAATGCTActgatattttctataaatctagtcaaaATTTAAATATGAAAAGATATTTAAGGCTCCTTTGAAATGCATAATTGAAAGAACGTAGGAATATGAAAAACAAATGAACAAACACAGGAATGCACTGTAAAATAGAGGattaaaattttttttggatgagCCCTTGGAAAAAACACATAAAAACATTAGAAGAGATTTGGTGTTAAACGATGATCATGAATAGTAATTATCAACATTCTACACGAAGGAATGGAAAAAGAGTTCAGAGTTATGAATCGTTTGTTTTTCCTATGGAACCAacgaaaatttattttttttaataaagagAAATATATTAATATCTCAACTTCTATATCAACCGATGTATATAACACTATTATTTATTACACTACATAAATTTAAACACAACCCATTTATACGTACCTAATTACCTCAATAAAGATCAAAGTACCACAAATATCTTCTAGTTGCCTGTCAGAAttgtgtatcatcatatcatctacatttgtgaattttttttataaatttaaacGACTTGTTTGCTATAGTTTGCACATGTTTTCACGAAGGTTGTAGTTTCTACCAGATACGTTCCTAAAAAACCGCCACATATTCCTTTACTTCTTATATACGTCAATCATGTGTTTCAGACAATACTACAATGCTTAAATCCAACACGAATCCTTCACTTTGCCATTGCAACTTTAAAGAGCGTTGGTAGATTTATAATTCAAAAATAAAGAACAAGTTTTCTTTATAAGGTTTTTCAATCGGATTCTCTATAAAACTTCTAAAATAGAGTATTTGACACTACTCCACAAACTCTTCTTTACTAGAATTTGTGTAGAGCTAAAACCATTTTTCTTCAAAATCGTGAAGTGGAGCCTGAAGCAGACCAGTCCAAACACGGGGCCTTTTACATATTTACCATCATAACGGTTGCCTCTCACCCGATTATCACTCTTATAATGTGCCATACATATTTACCATATTTAAGCGATAACTCTTATATTTAGACCATATTTGCACATGTGGCAGCCCAGACCGACTGATATGGTGGCGCTGACTCAGCATGGGCAGGCAAAATGACGATGCTGCCCCTGGCCTCATTTTCTTCAAAACACAGCAGCATAAAAACCCCTCTATTGATAAAAAAAACACAGCAACATAAAAAAACACAGCAGATCCTTGTGTTATGTTGTTGTCTGTGTGCAAATGAAATATGTTGCTGTATTTTTTTATCAATAGAGGGGTTTTTATGCTGCTGTGTTTAGAAGAAAATGAGGCCAGGGGCAGCATCGTCATTTCGTCAGCCCATGCTGAGTCAGCACCACCATGTCAGTGGGTCTGGGCTGCCACATGTGTAAATGTGGTCTAAATGTAAGAGTTATCTCTTAAGAATGGTAAATATGTATGgcatattataaaaataataataaagtgaGAGGCAACGTTATGATGGTAAACATGTAAAAGGCCTCCAAACACGCGAGCAAAGAGGAGGGAGACGTCGCGCTCCGTCCGGAGTCTATAGTCCCCGTTGAAAGTTGACTTGTCTGACCGGTCAGTGTTGCGGGCCTGCAGCCACCGATCCCGTGGCAGTGGGCACCGTTGACCGCTGCGCTGTGGACCTGAGGCCGAGGGGCGAACGCAACGTCGCCGATGAGGAagccggcggcgctggtggcgtCTACGGTGGTTTTCGCAGCCGCAGCCGTAGCCGCTGTGATGGCGCGCCAGAGGCTGCGGGAAGCGAGGCGGTGGGCACGCGCAGCCGCCATGCTGCGGGACCTGCAGGAGCGGTGCGCGGCGCCGGCGGAGCGGCTGCGGCAGGTGGCAGACGCGATGGCCGCGGAgatgcgcgcggggctggcctcCAACGACTCCGAGGGAGAGAGCGGGAGCACCGTCCTCCTCAAGATGCTCGTCACCTACGTTGACTCCCTACCCTCCGGGTAATCAGCGCAGACCCCTACCCCTGCCTGTTCGATTGAGACCCGGAGAGCGATCCGTCCGAAATGCAGTTAGACGTGGAGGCTTGAGGTGTTTGCCTGTTTGTGTTCTTGGGTCAAAGGCCCACTTGTGCGTGTGGAATGGTGGTGTGGTTGTTGTCAATCTGCCATGGACGTATGGCAATGTGGCGTTCTGTGCTTTAATGGGACGGCAAGAGTTTTGACCCTGAaggttttgaaaaaaaaatgggGAAGTTTGGTTGAAGATGATGTTCGGTAGTCTGTGTTTAAGTCCGAACTGAACAGAATGAACCATTACATTCTTTGTTCAGGGT from Sorghum bicolor cultivar BTx623 chromosome 3, Sorghum_bicolor_NCBIv3, whole genome shotgun sequence encodes the following:
- the LOC8059201 gene encoding mitogen-activated protein kinase kinase 1; translation: MRGKKPLKDLRLSVPAQETPVDKFLTASGTFKDGELRLNQSGLRLISEENGGEDESTKLKVEDVQLSMDDLEMIQVIGKGSGGIVQLVRHKWVGTLYALKGIQMNIQESVRKQIVQELKINQATQCPHIVMCHQSFYHNGVIYLVLEYMDRGSLADIVKQVKTVLEPYLAVLCKQVLEGLLYLHHERHVIHRDIKPSNLLVNRKGEVKITDFGVSAVLASSIGQRDTFVGTYNYMAPERISGSSYDYKSDIWSLGLVILECAIGRFPYIPSEGEGWLSFYELLEAIVDQPPPSAPADQFSPEFCSFISSCIQKDPAQRMSASELLNHPFLKKFEDKDLDLRILVEDLEPPMNIPE